Below is a genomic region from Ketogulonicigenium vulgare WSH-001.
TTAGCGCGCTGAAGATTATCCTAGCTAAGTTTGGCGTTGTCGCTAAGCAACTCATTTGTCTCGCAAAGCAATCTTGCGGCTTTCTCGATGCCATTGATGGATCTCAGGATTTCATCTCTCTTGGCGTTGGCTTCCGCAGTGAGAAGAGACGATATTTCTTTCGCAGCCGCTCTCATCTCATCGGCAGCTTTTACGCTTTCGTCCGTCAGTTTTCGGAGACGGTGATATTTCTTTCGGTCTTGGGTCATTGGTTGCTCGCCTCACGACTTTACCGCGCTATCTCGACGGAAACGGGTGTGACGGCGATGCGTTCCATCACTTTGAGGGCGTTGGCGTGAAAGCGTTACCACTGAAACAGACAGACGCGGATCGTGCTGTCGCAGATCTGGCGTTTGCGGTGACCTCGGCCGAAATCAAAGAGATTGTCGAAGAATATGAAACGCTGGCCGAAGAGCGTTCCGGCGTCGGAGACCGTATGAGCGAGGTGATGGCGCGCGCGAAGGCAAGAGGATACGACACAAAGATTTTGCGTCGGATCATCGCGCTGCGCAAGCGTCATGCCGATGACTTGGCTGAGGAAGAAACCATCCTCGAAATCTACAAATCAGCATTGGGAATGTGATGACCGCAATTTCAAGCCTGCGGCCTGTCGCTGTGGATGAGATCGGGGACTATCCGTTCTCGGTCGAGGATCGCTTCGAAAGCCACTATTTTATGGCATGGGAACGGCGGCGCTGGCTCAATTCCGACATGCGCCTGCGTGGTGATCCGGAATGCCGCGCCCTGTTCTTTGATCTGATCAATATCAGCTATGATCAGTCGCCGGTCGGCACCTTGCCAACGGATCATAAGATCTTGGCGAAATTGCTGTTCGTTACTGATGACCGCTTTGAGCAGCTGTGCCGCCAAGAATTCGGGCCGCTGCACAAGTGGCGCAAGTTCAACTGCGAAGGCGAAATCCGCCTGGGCCATCCAATGGTTCTAAAGACGTTGAATGAGGCTGTCGCGCGCCGTGCAGAGAACCAAGCGCGCACCGATGCAGCCAGCAACATCAAGCGCCTTCAGCGTATGCGCAGCATGTTGGCGGGTTACAGCAAAGATCTGGCCTCTAATGAGGCGGCAGTGCGCTGGATTGATGAATGGCTGATCGAACAAGGATGCACAAAGCGTAGCTCTGACTGGCTGGAGCGGGCCATGTCGGCATGGTCGGGGCACATGCATCGCCTCTCAGGTCGTGGGCGTAGTATCTAAACGAAACTACAGTCTATCGTATGTGTCCACATGGACAGACGAAGACAGACGAAGACAGATCGAGACAGACGAAGACAGTCCCGGACTGTCCACCACCATAAGGACAAGGACAATGACAAGATAAATACAAATACCCGTGCAGCGACAGTTGGACGGTCAAGCTGTGGATAAGTCGCGCCGAACAAGCCGCATGCAGGTGGCAATCGGGCATTGCTGAGAAAAGAGGAAAGGCTGATGGGGTTCGACACAAACCAACCAGAGACTAATCGCGATCGGGTCAGGCGCTTGCTGCTGGTGCCGCTGGGGTTCCGGCACCCGCGCAAGACCGAAGAGGCAGTGGGCCGCGCATCGCTGGACGCGATTGCAGATGAAATGGCGTATCTGCCTGATGACGTGCTGATCGCGATGGTTGAGGCCATGCGGGCGCGGGGCGAGGGGGCCAGCAAGGATTTCTGGCCGTCGCGCGCCTCGTTCATCGGGGTGGCCGAATGGCTGCATCCGCGCCCGCTGGAATTCTCGCCCAAGCTGCTCAGCTGGTTCGCCTCGATCGAGGGGCCGCGCGCGATTGAGAACGGGACGCTCGTCGAAACGTGGCAATTCTTTGAACAGAAAAAGCGCCCGCCGTCGCTGCCTGAGGATCGCAAGCGCGTCGAGGTTGTCGCGCAGCACAACGCGCGCAAGCTGCAACTGATTGCGGAACGTCGCGAACGTGGCCGCGAACAGTTTCCCGACGATCTGGCATGGGAACGCTGGTATCTGGATCGGCGGCTGTATTGCGAGCAAGCCGTGGCGGATGCGCGGGCCGGAAAGGCGGTGGCATGATGGATGCCCGTCAACTCGTTCCCGATGCCGATTACGAAATCGAATACGTGGCGGCAAAGGATCCGCGCCAGCCGCCCGAGCCAAAGCTGAAACCCATTGCGGGGCGCATGAAGGTCGCGGATGTGTTCGAC
It encodes:
- a CDS encoding DUF2312 domain-containing protein; amino-acid sequence: MTSAEIKEIVEEYETLAEERSGVGDRMSEVMARAKARGYDTKILRRIIALRKRHADDLAEEETILEIYKSALGM